One genomic segment of Hordeum vulgare subsp. vulgare chromosome 2H, MorexV3_pseudomolecules_assembly, whole genome shotgun sequence includes these proteins:
- the LOC123425423 gene encoding protein PELPK1-like, which translates to MALKNSAVLLLGLLLSCVAMSSAARILEETVPSKEEHLPPKPELPKVELPPFPEVHLPPKPELPKVELPPFPEMYLPPKPELPKMELPPVPEVHMPPKPELPKVELPTFPEVHIPSKPEMPKVELPPKPEMPTVPGFHLPEPEAKP; encoded by the coding sequence ATGGCTTTGAAAAACTCtgccgtcctcctcctcgggcttcttctctcttgcgTTGCCATGAGCAGTGCGGCGAGAATCCTAGAAGAAACTGTCCCGTCCAAGGAGGAGCACCTGCCACCTAAGCCTGAGCTACCCAAGGTAGAACTGCCACCATTCCCGGAAGTGCACCTGCCACCTAAGCCTGAGCTTCCCAAGGTAGAACTGCCACCATTCCCGGAAATGTACCTGCCACCTAAGCCCGAGCTTCCCAAGATGGAGCTGCCGCCGGTCCCGGAGGTGCACATGCCACCCAAGCCGGAGCTGCCCAAGGTGGAGCTCCCAACGTTCCCGGAGGTTCACATACCATCCAAGCCGGAGATGCCCAAGGTGGAGCTGCCGCCCAAGCCTGAGATGCCCACTGTTCCAGGGTTCCACCTCCCGGAGCCGGAGGCCAAGCCATGA